The Impatiens glandulifera chromosome 3, dImpGla2.1, whole genome shotgun sequence genome contains a region encoding:
- the LOC124931600 gene encoding 60S ribosomal protein L37-3-like: MGKGTGSFGKRRNKTHTLCVRCGRRSFHLQKSRCSACAFPAARKRTYNWSVKAIRRKTTGTGRMRYLRNVTRRFKTGFREGTEAAPRKKGAAASS, from the exons ATG GGCAAAGGAACGGGCAGTTTCGGTAAGAGAAGGAACAAAACCCACACCCTCTGCGTGAGGTGTGGTCGCCGCAGCTTCCACCTCCAGAAGAGTCGCTGTTCCGCCTGCGCCTTCCCTGCCGCCCGCAAGAGGACAT ATAACTGGAGTGTTAAGGCAATCAGAAGGAAGACAACTGGAACTGGTCGAATGAGGTATCTTCGTAATGTTACCAGAAGGTTCAAGACTGGCTTCAGAGAGG GTACTGAAGCAGCACCCAGGAAGAAGGGAGCTGCCGCATCATCCTAG
- the LOC124932588 gene encoding GTP-binding protein At2g22870-like, whose amino-acid sequence MSINYLPKLPTHLSIFTSQPPQVFRFRPPFFTAALPSTAQDKPISNLSSTITTSPPSPLVYTHQNLPLSEETQIEIPIEKLFVPPETDVSSETARILKGSNIVLSNYARDNSLVKDAEFVKSSVKTEDCPDEGLPEFALVGRSNVGKSSLLNSIVRRKKLALTSKKPGKTQCINHFRINGSWFLVDLPGYGYAAAPETSRTDWDKFTKDYFLNRSTLVSVFLLIDGSIPAKKIDLEYASWLGENKVPMTLVFTKCDKRKKTRHGGKKPEENVQDFLELISAYFQEVPPWIMTSSITNQGRDEILLHISQLRNYWLKH is encoded by the exons ATGTCGATTAATTATCTGCCAAAGCTTCCTACCCATCTCTCCATCTTCACTTCACAGCCTCCCCAAGTCTTCAGATTCAGACCACCCTTCTTTACCGCCGCACTCCCGTCTACAGCTCAAGATAAACCCATTTCTAATTTATCTTCAACCATCACCacttctcctccttctcctctGGTCTACACCCACCAAAATCTCCCTCTTTCAGAAGAAACCCAAATCGAGATTCCGATTGAAAAGCTCTTTGTGCCACCTGAGACTGACGTTTCATCGGAAACTGCGAGAATCTTAAAAGGCTCCAACATAGTACTTAGTAACTACGCTAGAGATAATTCACTCGTTAAGGATGCTGAGTTTGTGAAAAGCAGTGTTAAAACCGAGGATTGCCCTGACGAAGGACTTCCAGAATTCGCTCTAGTGGGGCGCTCAAATGTCGGGAAATCGTCTCTCCTCAATTCCATTGTCCGCCGGAAGAAACTGGCTCTCACTTCCAAGAAGCCTG GAAAAACCCAATGCATTAACCATTTCAGAATCAATGGCAGCTGGTTCCTAGTGGATTTGCCTGGTTACGGGTATGCAGCTGCACCAGAGACATCGAGGACAGATTGGGACAAGTTCACCAAAGACTATTTCTTAAACCGCTCTACGTTAGTCTCTGTATTCCTTCTCATTGATGGTAGTATTCCAGCAAAAAAGATTGACCTTGAATATGCAAGTTGGTTGGGTGAAAATAAG GTTCCAATGACACTGGTGTTTACAAAGTGTGACAAGCGTAAAAAGACAAGGCATGGAGGGAAGAAACCAGAAGAAAATGTGCAAGATTTTCTCGAGTTGATTAGTGCCTACTTCCAAGAAGTTCCTCCCTGGATTATGACCAGCAGCATTACCAACCAAGGCCGAGATGAGATTTTACTGCACATTTCCCAGCTAAGAAACTACTGGCTTAAACATTAA
- the LOC124932587 gene encoding beta-adaptin-like protein A, translating to MRMSPPAHSQRSPSPSQPSGKGEVTDLKGQLRQLAGSRAPGSDDSKRDLFKKVISYMTIGVDVSSLFSEMVMCSATSDIVLKKMCYLYVGNYAKHNPDLALLTINFLQRDCKDQDPMIRGLALRSLCSLRVTNLVEYLVGPLASGLTDRNNYVKTVATIGVLKLYHISASTCFDSDFPSTLKHLMLNDPDPQVVANCLSSLQEIWSLEASKSEEALSEREALLSKPTIYYFLNRIKEFSEWAQCFVLDFVSKYVPTDSNEIFDIMNLLEDRLQHANGAVVLATIKLFLQLTLSMTDVHQQVYERIKAPLLTLVSSGSPEQSYAVLGHLHLLVMRAPMLFSSDYKHFYCQYIDPFYVKKLKLDMLTVVANESNTYEIVTELCEYVANVDIPIARESIRAVGKIALQQYDVNAIVDRLLQFLEMEKDYVTAETLVLVKDLLRKYPQWSHGCIAVVGNISSKNIQEPKAKSALIWMLGEYAEEMQDAPYVLESLVDNWDDEHSAEVRLHLLTAVLKCFLRRAPETQKALGAALAAGLADFHQDVHDRALFYYRILKRDVSLAERVVNPPKQAVSVFADTQNNEIKDRIFDEFNSLSVLYQKPSYMFTDKEHREGQFAFSEEIGNLSTGIETAISVVPAEMVEASDNDLLLGSSEKEDSIIPSSNGSAYNAPLYDLSSSSSTPASQLNFAIDDLLGLGLTVAPEPIPATLKLNPRPSLDPATFQQKWRQLPVSVSQDTSITPQGVGALTTPQVLLRHMQGHCIHCIASGGQAPNFKFFFFAQKAEESTTSSSTYLVECIVNLSTRKAQLKIKADDQTTSMAFSDLFQSALSEFGLQ from the exons ATGCGAATGTCTCCTCCTGCTCATTCGCAGCGATCCCCATCGCCTTCTCAACCATCCGG AAAAGGAGAGGTCACGGATCTGAAAGGGCAGCTCCGGCAGCTGGCTGGGAGCCGAGCTCCAGGGTCTGATGATTCCAAAAGAGATCTTTTCAAGAAGGTGATATCCTACATGACAATCGGGGTGGATGTATCATCTCTATTCAGTGAGATGGTAATGTGCTCGGCCACTTCTGACATTGTTCTAAAGAAAATGTGCTATTTGTATGTGGGGAATTATGCCAAACACAATCCTGATCTTGCTCTTCTTACAATTAATTTTCTTCAACGGGATTGCAAAGATCAAGATCCAATGATAAGGGGGCTTGCATTGAGGAGTCTGTGTTCATTGAGAGTTACCAATTTGGTGGAATACTTGGTGGGGCCTTTGGCTTCAGGATTAACAGATAGGAATAATTATGTGAAGACGGTGGCAACAATTGGGGTGTTGAAACTGTATCATATATCAGCTTCAACCTGTTTCGACTCTGATTTTCCTTCAACTCTCAAGCACTTGATGCTTAATGATCCAGATCCCCAG GTAGTAGCCAATTGTTTGTCTTCCCTACAAGAAATCTGGAGTTTGGAAGCTAGCAAGTCTGAGGAGGCATTGTCGGAGCGAGAAGCTTTGCTCAGTAAGCCTacaatatattactttttaaaccG TATCAAAGAATTCAGTGAATGGGCACAATGTTTTGTTCTTGATTTTGTATCAAAATATGTACCCACTGACAGTAATGAGATATTTGACATCATGAATCTTCTGGAAGATAGACTTCAACATGCTAATGGTGCTGTTGTCTTAGCAACGATTAAACTGTTTCTGCAGTTGACACTATCAATGACTGACGTTCATCAACAG GTTTATGAACGAATTAAAGCACCTCTGCTTACTCTGGTGAGTTCAGGAAGTCCAGAGCAGTCTTATGCAGTTCTGGGTCACCTGCATCTTTTGGTGATGCGCGCACCAATGCTGTTCTCTTCTGATTATAAACACTTTTACTGTCAATATATCGACCCGTTTTATGTGAAAAAATTAAAGCTAGATATGTTGACTGTAGTGGCCAATGAAAGTAATACTTATGAAATTG TTACGGAATTGTGTGAATATGTTGCAAATGTTGATATTCCTATTGCTAGAGAATCCATTCGTGCTGTGGGAAAAATAGCTTTGCAACAATACGATGTCAATGCTATTGTGGATAGGTTGCTTCAGTTCTTGGAAATGGAGAAAGACTACGTAACAGCTGAAACTCTG GTTCTTGTAAAAGATCTTCTAAGGAAATATCCACAATGGAGTCATGGCTGTATTGCAGTTGTCGGGAACATCAGCAGCAAAAATATACAAGAACCCAAAGCTAAGTCTGCTCTTATCTGGATGCTGGGAGAGTATGCAGAGGAAATGCAAGATGCTCCTTATGTTCTTGAAAGTCTTGTTGACAACTGGGATGACGAACACTCTGCTGAA GTTCGTTTACATCTCCTTACAGCAGTGTTAAAGTGTTTCTTGAGAAGGGCACCGGAGACTCAGAAAGCTCTGGGAGCTGCTTTGGCTGCGGGTCTTGCTGATTTTCATCAG GATGTTCATGACAGAGCCTTATTCTACTACAGGATCTTGAAACGTGATGTTTCGTTGGCAGAACGTGTTGTGAATCCTCCCAAACAAGCTGTGTCAGTCTTTGCCGATACCCAAAACAACGAAATCAAAGATCGGATATTTGACGAATTCAACAGCCTATCTGTTCTATATCAAAAG CCGTCTTACATGTTCACGGATAAGGAACACAGAGAAGGTCAGTTTGCATTTTCAGAAGAGATTGGGAATTTGTCAACAGGAATAGAAACTGCAATTAGTGTGGTACCTGCAGAGATGGTGGAAGCGAGTGATAACGATCTTCTTCTAGGCAGTTCAGAAAAAGAAGATAGCATTATCCCAAGCAGCAACGGTTCTGCTTACAATGCTCCTCTTTACgatctctcttcttcttcttcaactcccGCTTCACAACTAAACTTTGCAATAGACGATCTGCTTGGTCTCGGATTGACAGTTGCACCCGAACCTATCCCCGCCACCCTCAAGCTTAATCCCCGACCCTCCCTTGATCCCGCCACTTTCCAACAAAAATGGCGCCAACTGCCTGTATCCGTCTCCCAG GACACTTCGATAACTCCACAAGGAGTGGGGGCATTGACAACGCCTCAGGTTCTATTGAGGCACATGCAGGGGCATTGTATACATTGCATTGCATCAGGCGGTCAAGCACCAAACTTCAAGTTCTTTTTCTTTGCTCAGAAAGCGGAGGAATCAACAACCAGTTCTAGTACCTATCTTGTAGAGTGTATCGTGAATTTGTCCACACGTAAAGCTCAATTAAAGATCAAAGCCGATGATCAGACAACTTCCATGGCCTTTTCTGATCTCTTCCAATCTGCTTTGTCTGAGTTTGGATTGCAATAA
- the LOC124931442 gene encoding TOM1-like protein 8, with translation MVNSLVDRATSDHLSGPDWGKNLEISDICNRDATQAKEAIKGIKKRLQSKSSKVQLLTLILLDTLVKNCGDVIHANVVDKDLLCDMVKMAKKKPDFRVKEKILILIDTWQEALGGARAKHSQFYASYLDLLRTGIVFPQRSEKAPSLIKPNKQNGESSSPSEDEFPILSSTEIQNARGIMDVLAEMLNVLEPKNKEDLGQDVITDLVSQCRTYKQRVVHLVNSTSDELLLRQGLALNDELQRLLAKYEAIASGNIPVERPKEKPERPKEKSDKTVVVEEVDSLLIDTGDTSKHSHRSNSDPAQTVAANVTQKTPIKIDPKMDLLSFDDYTPPSEENSLAIVTAGTPQPNTPMASSQNSLALVEMFPTGGSGGNNHQYASSVGQEYPSTSQYQQQQQQQRQRNYQSCQYEQQPFPMFPQYDQQQQSLYMQGANNNPVWNGQIPQPSSPMYGQPSSPMYGQPASPAYGSHTNCSFPPPPWETQSMDSDQPLSPPYHPTVQVTQVIITSSHPMSNQGNQQVIVTQSHPMPNQGSPRGANEHNMMYPPPTMNLGLPAPPTIQTYSSPQIIQTGQTSYGYGSGNQNQQQQMYSNQAAGGYGYGYGYGYGQQQNTPLVENRMSSLSIKDDSVYRSSSYSSPTPSYVTPKTANIEDKLFGDLIDLTKFKPGKATHGKAESM, from the exons ATGGTGAATTCATTGGTTGATCGAGCGACGAGCGATCACCTCTCCGGTCCTGATTGGGGAAAGAATCTCGAGATCTCTGATATTTGCAATCGCGACGCTAC GCAAGCAAAGGAAGCTATAAAAGGCATCAAAAAACGCCTGCAGAGCAAAAGTTCGAAAGTTCAGCTCCTTACTCTTATA CTATTAGATACACTTGTAAAGAACTGTGGTGATGTTATCCACGCGAATGTGGTAGACAAGGATTTGCTCTGCGATATGGTTAAGATGGCAAAGAAAAAG CCTGACTTTCGTGTGAAGGAAAAGATCTTGATTCTAATTGATACATGGCAAGAAGCTCTTGGTGGTGCAAGGGCAAAGCATTCACAGTTCTATGCTTCATACCTAGATTTACtg CGTACAGGGATAGTGTTCCCGCAGAGATCTGAAAAGGCTCCATCTTTAATTAAACCAAATAAACAGAACGGTGAGTCTAGTTCTCCTTCAGAAGACGAATTTCCCATCTTGAG TTCAACAGAGATTCAGAATGCACGAGGTATCATGGATGTGCTTGCGGAAATGCTCAATGTTTTAGAGCCAAAGAACAAAGAG GACCTCGGTCAGGATGTTATCACTGATTTGGTGTCTCAGTGTCGCACATATAAGCAGAGAGTCGTGCACCTTGTAAATTCTACTTC TGATGAGTTATTGTTACGACAAGGACTTGCACTTAACGATGAATTGCAGCGTCTTCTTGCCAAGTACGAAGCGATTGCATCAGGAAATATTCCTGTAGAGAGACCAAAGGAAAAACCTGAGAGACCAAAGGAAAAATCTGATAAAACTGTTGTAGTAGAAGAAGTTGATTCTCTTTTAATCGACACGGGTGACACCAGCAAACATTCCCATAg ATCAAATAGTGATCCAGCTCAAACTGTGGCTGCCAATGTTACTCAGAAAACTCCTATAAAAATTGATCCAAAAATGGACCTGTTGAGTTTTGACGATTATACCCCTCCTAGTGAAGAAAATTCACTGGCCATAGTAACTGCCGGAACACCCCAACCAAACACTCCCATGGCCAGTTCACAGAACTCCCTTGCTCTTGTTGAAATGTTTCCTACAGGTGGCAGTGGCGGGAATAATCATCAATATGCTTCTTCTGTCGGACAAGAATACCCTTCAACATCTCAAtatcagcagcagcagcaacaacAAAGACAGAGAAATTATCAATCTTGTCAATATGAACAACAGCCATTTCCGATGTTTCCTCAATATGATCAGCAGCAACAGTCTTTATACATGCAAGGCGCTAATAATAACCCCGTTTGGAATGGACAGATTCCTCAACCGTCTTCTCCAATGTATGGCCAACCGTCTTCTCCCATGTATGGCCAACCAGCCTCTCCCGCCTATG GTAGTCATACGAATTGTTCGTTCCCACCGCCACCTTGGGAAACACAATCAATGGACAGTGATCAACCGCTTAGTCCACCATATCATCCGACAGTTCAAGTTACACAAGTGATCATCACAAGCTCGCATCCAATGTCGAACCAAGGAAACCAACAAGTTATAGTGACGCAATCACATCCGATGCCAAATCAAGGATCGCCACGTGGGGCCAATGAACACAACATGATGTACCCTCCTCCAACAATGAACCTAGGTTTGCCTGCTCCACCAACAATCCAGACGTATTCATCTCCTCAAATAATACAAACCGGGCAAACGAGTTATGGATATGGGTCAGGAAATCaaaatcaacaacaacaaatgtATAGCAATCAAGCAGCTGGTGGATATGGTTATGGATACGGGTATGGATATGGACAACAGCAAAACACGCCGCTAGTGGAAAACAGAATGTCAAGCCTCTCTATTAAGGATGACAGTGTCTATAGGAGTTCTTCATACTCGTCGCCAACTCCATCTTACGTGACACCAAAAACCGCGAATATTGAGGATAAGTTGTTTGGTGATCTCATTGATCTTACGAAATTCAAGCCAGGAAAAGCAACACACGGGAAGGCTGAGAGCATGTAA
- the LOC124928879 gene encoding uncharacterized protein LOC124928879: protein MEDKEGSNSKKPIMIGTPSPSPSRIQSPIKIEAIQIDLSGYPTLEQNKSSRCSCNHNFSIRGYTAEMRKKNINACFPFPLMVGDQSRNRLPPLEVPDFRYWKCQHCVNEINKLASVAASSNIGGDIGKKDLQLPGIMETGLGGISSVNGMNPLINLDGVENLGVPCRPPTILRPTSGILDHSPSSQLNVNRADQYQNRHLNEKRLGDQAAGCSLSSLIGNNEISGFNSRASYEKAVLGSRSRLPNFRTTGSSTFGLIDNNKQILQKKSDNGAGSSNSTKTGETGIRAMNTGQEINRSVFLGGKDLRPGSSRQTEMRNLPPQLTNQIQNRLTKMNREIEVPLNLNRTGWSSYTSLLMGIDQERTVLENPQMPRLAEEGVGNNNNNKRKRIITDHDYSQKTRSLTELMMDSERKAQARDVHVKDSGNAAISVDSISISSSSSKESEARKNLLGLATEFRTPPRGRKNLLCDLNEEIPPYFEMPISNHQDQPLLELSSGGGGGLSMNDQQVIATDEYTTNHIIELLAKNLYKRRQNVAERTSPILAAGRNSGNYQVNQAVVAASANLYTNHYNIGQLAKNTEISNFSKHQVVESGQPSSPKINIENWINPSSSSNNNNNNVGEKEISIPPPKKVEKTNSLSLFEKYTENPWIGKRFKIIDLNKEATDPNEAIPAMQLLSLKNATGFKFNSGFTFGSCSSQKTWGSSSPTEPEPAIATPTIKFGPAYLNTGKKETITPFENALVPLVHEPETITPIQIELGHEPSQTNGQASILNSEKAKPRNKKPLKERCSSSNEGLTKSNRSKHGPSRSISINDFCSINRNPAEFTVPGAKNEYMICGKDLKFEKGFGKAKGKGKVAISTRGKRSRSRAIVDGRKKKKKEDAHHFR from the exons ATGGAAGATAAAGAGGGAAGCAATTCAAAAAAACCTATAATGATAGGCAcaccatctccatctccatcgcGGATACAATCGCCGATTAAGATCGAAGCAATACAAATTGACCTTTCTGGTTATCCTACACTCGAGCAAAACAAGAGTTCTCGATGCAGCTGTAACCATAATTTCTCCATCCG tGGATATACTGCTGAAATGCGAAAGAAGAACATCAATGCATGCTTCCCATTTCCACTAATGGTTGGAGATCAGTCAAGAAACAGATTGCCTCCTTTAGAGGTTCCTGATTTCAGATATTGGAAATGTCAGCATTGTGTTAACGAGATTAACAAATTAGCAAGTGTTGCTGCATCATCCAATATTGGTGGAGATATTGGTAAGAAGGATTTACAGCTGCCCGGAATTATGGAGACAGGATTAGGAGGAATATCATCAGTTAATGGTATGAATCCTTTGATCAATTTAGATGGTGTTGAGAATCTTGGAGTTCCTTGCAGACCTCCTACAATATTAAGGCCTACTAGTGGTATTCTTGATCATTCTCCATCTAGCCAGTTGAATGTAAACCGGGCTGATCAATATCAGAATCGTCATTTGAATGAAAAGAGACTTGGAGATCAGGCTGCTGGATGTTCTTTGTCTTCCCTAATCGGTAATAACGAAATTTCTGGGTTTAATTCAAGAGCTAGTTATGAGAAag CTGTACTTGGATCAAGATCAAGATTGCCAAACTTCAGAACTACTGGTTCAAGTACTTTCGGTCTTATTGATAACAATAAGCAAATACTGCAGAAGAAATCAGATAATGGAGCTGGAAGTTCCAATTCTACCAAAa CTGGAGAAACTGGCATAAGAGCGATGAACACGGGTCAGGAGATCAATCGGTCTGTGTTCTTGGGTGGCAAAG ATTTAAGACCGGGCAGTTCTAGGCAAACTGAAATGAGGAACTTGCCTCCTCAACTGACCAACCAAATTCAGAACAGATTGACGAAGATGAATCGTGAAATTGAAGTTCCTTTGAACTTGAATAGAACTGGATGGTCTTCTTACACTTCTCTCCTAATGg GAATAGATCAGGAGAGAACTGTACTGGAAAATCCTCAGATGCCAAGATTGGCTGAAGAAGGAGttggaaataataataataataagaggaAGCGGATTATTACAGATCATGATTACAGTCAGAAAACGCGATCACTGACTGAGCTGATGATGGATTCAGAAAGAAAAGCCCAAGCCCGAGATGTCCATGTCAAAGATTCTGGAAATGCTGCTATTAGTGTTGATTCTATCTCGATTTCCAGTTCTTCATCTAAAGAATCAGAAGCTCGTAAGAATCTCCTGGGCTTGGCAACTGAGTTTCGAACACCGCCTCGGGGAAGAAAGAACTTACTTTGTGATCTCAATGAAGAAATCCCACCATATTTCGAGATGCCTATTTCAAACCATCAGGATCAACCTCTCTTG GAACTATCTtctggtggtggtggtggattGTCGATGAACGATCAACAAGTGATAGCAACAGATGAATATACAACTAATCATATAATCGAGCTTCTTGCAAAAAATCTATACAAAAGACGACAGAATGTTGCAGAAAGGACTTCTCCAATATTGGCTGCAGGAAGGAATTCTGGAAACTATCAAGTTAATCAAGCAGTTGTAGCTGCTTCAGCCAATCTCTACACAAACCATTACAACATCGGGCAACTCGCGAAGAACACAGAGATTAGTAATTTCTCAAAGCATCAAGTTGTAGAATCCGGGCAGCCTTCAAGTCCAAAGATTAACATTGAAAATTGGATCAATccgagcagcagcagcaacaacaacaacaacaatgtcGGGGAAAAGGAGATAAGTATTCCTCCTCCAAAGAAGGTTGAAAAAACAAATAGTCTATCACTTTTCGAGAAATATACAGAGAATCCATGGATAGGTAAGCGGTTCAAAATCATCGATCTTAACAAAGAAGCAACAGATCCAAATGAAGCCATACCGGCTATGCAACTTCTCAGCCTGAAGAACGCCACAGGATTTAAATTCAACTCTGGTTTTACCTTCGGTTCTTGCTCTTCTCAAAAAACCTGGGGATCATCTTCTCCAACCGAACCTGAACCTGCTATTGCTACTCCTACTATCAAGTTTGGTCCTGCTTATCTTAATACGGGGAAGAAGGAAACCATAACACCTTTTGAAAACGCATTAGTTCCATTAGTTCATGAACCGGAAACCATAACTCCTATTCAAATCGAATTAGGTCATGAACCAAGTCAAACAAACGGTCAAGCTTCTATTTTGAATTCTGAAAAGGCGAAACCTAGAAACAAAAAGCCATTGAAGGAACGTTGCAGTAGTAGTAACGAGGGTTTAACAAAATCGAACCGATCCAAGCATGGTCCTTCAAGGAGTATAAGCATCAATGACTTCTGCAGCATCAATAGAAACCCAGCCGAGTTTACTGTCCCCGGGGCGAAGAACGAATACATGATCTGTGGTAAGGATTTGAAATTCGAAAAGGGATTTGGAAAGGCGAAAGGGAAGGGAAAGGTCGCGATTTCTACCAGAGGAAAGCGTTCGCGATCTCGTGCGATCGTCGATgggagaaagaagaagaagaaagaagatgctCATCATTTCAGGTGA